One Aquamicrobium sp. genomic region harbors:
- a CDS encoding N-acetyltransferase family protein, with the protein MFVRTASARDLPAIRALLVATWHDTYDGIYGAERVTAITDEWHSLPALAARLERPGSEFLVADDGARVGGVAFAAMGDDGASVSLQQLYVLPELQGRGIGGLLLDEIEGCFPEAARIEAEVEEKNARAIAFYRAQGFAERARRSVSGAGGAAIDVLVLERPIVWAD; encoded by the coding sequence GTGTTCGTCCGCACCGCCTCGGCGCGCGACCTGCCGGCGATCCGCGCGCTGCTCGTCGCCACATGGCACGACACCTATGACGGCATCTACGGCGCCGAGCGGGTGACGGCGATCACCGACGAATGGCATTCGCTGCCGGCGCTGGCCGCGCGGCTCGAAAGGCCGGGCTCGGAGTTCCTCGTCGCAGACGACGGTGCCCGCGTAGGCGGCGTCGCCTTCGCGGCGATGGGCGACGACGGCGCGAGCGTTTCCCTGCAACAACTCTATGTCCTGCCCGAGCTTCAGGGCAGGGGGATCGGCGGGCTTCTTCTCGACGAGATCGAAGGCTGCTTCCCCGAGGCCGCCCGCATCGAGGCCGAGGTCGAGGAGAAGAACGCGAGGGCCATCGCCTTCTACCGGGCGCAAGGCTTTGCCGAGCGCGCCCGCCGCAGCGTTTCCGGCGCGGGCGGGGCCGCGATCGACGTTCTCGTCCTCGAGCGCCCCATCGTCTGGGCGGATTGA
- a CDS encoding NADH:ubiquinone oxidoreductase subunit NDUFA12, which yields MKAFLAQFFTWWSGQTLGTRFHTWRHGTRVGEDEFGNVYYEGGTDSDGRTRRWVIYNGYSEASAIPPGWHGWIHHRVDTPPSKEDYRPREWQKPHIANMTGTAAAYRPKGSVLGTGERPRVSGDYDAWTPS from the coding sequence ATGAAAGCCTTTCTCGCGCAGTTCTTCACATGGTGGAGCGGACAGACGCTCGGAACGCGCTTCCACACCTGGCGCCACGGCACGCGCGTGGGCGAGGACGAATTCGGCAACGTCTATTACGAGGGCGGCACCGATTCGGACGGCCGCACCCGCCGCTGGGTGATCTATAACGGCTATTCCGAAGCCTCGGCCATCCCGCCCGGCTGGCACGGCTGGATCCATCACCGCGTCGACACCCCGCCGAGCAAGGAAGACTACCGCCCGCGCGAGTGGCAGAAGCCGCACATCGCCAACATGACCGGCACCGCGGCCGCCTACAGGCCGAAGGGCTCGGTGCTCGGCACCGGCGAGCGCCCGCGCGTCAGCGGCGATTACGATGCATGGACGCCGTCCTGA
- a CDS encoding DUF2155 domain-containing protein codes for MGNDQIMTFHLCRRVAAGVFAALALSVAPAAAERLSNPVAEFTGVDKITGRIITFDVYIDETVQFGALQVTPRVCWSSPETEEPKTDSFVEVDEITLDRKIRRIFTGWMFAESPGLNAVEHAVYDVWLKACKQQSDVPPPEAATN; via the coding sequence ATGGGCAACGACCAGATCATGACGTTTCACTTGTGCCGCCGTGTCGCGGCGGGCGTTTTCGCCGCGCTGGCGCTTTCCGTGGCGCCGGCCGCCGCCGAGCGCCTCTCCAACCCGGTCGCCGAGTTCACCGGCGTCGACAAGATCACCGGCCGCATCATCACCTTCGACGTCTATATCGACGAGACGGTGCAATTCGGCGCCTTGCAGGTGACGCCGCGCGTCTGCTGGTCCTCGCCCGAGACCGAGGAGCCGAAGACGGACTCCTTCGTCGAGGTCGACGAGATCACGCTCGACCGCAAGATCAGGCGCATCTTCACCGGCTGGATGTTCGCCGAAAGCCCCGGCCTCAACGCCGTCGAGCATGCCGTCTACGACGTGTGGCTGAAGGCCTGCAAGCAGCAGTCGGACGTTCCCCCGCCCGAGGCCGCCACGAACTGA
- the aat gene encoding leucyl/phenylalanyl-tRNA--protein transferase: protein MTRPLAPGDRIAPDLLLRAYANGVFPMAESADDPEVFWVRPEMRGVIPLDAFHVPKSLRKTIQQARFDIRFDSDYSGVIDGCAEAREARPSTWINQPIREAYGELFARGYCHTVEAWRDGALVGGLYGVTLGRAFFGESMFSRERDASKVCLAHLVERLRARGFVLLDTQFTTEHLKRFGAVDVPRAKYETMLEEALQGEAEFAP, encoded by the coding sequence ATGACACGGCCTCTCGCGCCGGGAGATCGTATCGCGCCGGACCTCTTGCTGCGCGCCTACGCCAACGGCGTCTTCCCGATGGCCGAAAGCGCGGACGACCCGGAGGTGTTCTGGGTGCGGCCGGAAATGCGCGGCGTCATCCCGCTCGACGCGTTCCATGTGCCGAAGAGCCTCAGGAAGACGATCCAGCAGGCCCGCTTCGACATCCGCTTCGACAGCGACTATTCCGGCGTCATCGACGGCTGCGCCGAGGCGCGCGAGGCCCGTCCCTCGACCTGGATCAACCAGCCGATCCGCGAAGCCTATGGCGAACTCTTCGCCCGTGGCTACTGCCACACGGTCGAGGCGTGGCGGGACGGCGCTCTCGTCGGCGGCCTTTACGGCGTGACGCTCGGACGCGCCTTTTTCGGAGAAAGCATGTTCTCGCGCGAGCGCGACGCCTCGAAGGTCTGCCTCGCCCATCTGGTCGAGCGGCTGAGGGCGCGCGGCTTCGTGCTGCTCGACACCCAGTTCACCACCGAGCACCTGAAGCGCTTCGGCGCGGTCGACGTGCCGCGGGCGAAATACGAGACGATGCTGGAAGAGGCCTTGCAGGGCGAGGCCGAGTTCGCGCCTTGA
- the accC gene encoding acetyl-CoA carboxylase biotin carboxylase subunit — translation MFQKILIANRGEIALRVLRACKELGIKTVAVHSTADADAMHVRLADESVCIGPPPSRDSYLNIHQIVAACEITGADAIHPGYGFLSENAKFADILAAHNIVFIGPSGDHIRTMGDKIEAKRTAKRLGIPVVPGSDGAVSDEGEAKRIAAGIGYPVIIKASAGGGGRGMKVARSEGELAVALATARSEAGAAFGDNAVYIEKYLEKPRHIEVQIVGDGAGNAVHLGERDCSLQRRHQKVWEEANSPALNAAERARIGGICARAIADLGYSGAGTIEFLYENGEFYFIEMNTRLQVEHPVTEAITGIDLVHEQIRVASGGGLSMKQEDIRFQGHAIECRINAEDPRTFTPSPGTITHYHTPGGLGIRVDSAVYSGYRIPPYYDSLIGKLIVHGRNRVECMMRLRRALDEFVVDGINTTLPLFRDLIGNSDIANGDYDIHWLEKYLEKSE, via the coding sequence GTGTTCCAGAAGATCCTGATCGCCAATCGCGGAGAGATCGCGCTGCGCGTGCTGCGCGCCTGCAAGGAGCTCGGCATCAAGACCGTCGCGGTCCATTCCACCGCCGACGCCGACGCCATGCATGTGCGCCTCGCCGACGAGAGCGTGTGCATCGGCCCGCCGCCCTCGCGCGACAGCTACCTCAACATCCACCAGATCGTCGCCGCCTGCGAGATCACCGGCGCGGACGCGATCCATCCCGGCTACGGCTTCCTGTCGGAGAACGCCAAGTTCGCCGACATCCTCGCCGCGCACAACATCGTCTTCATCGGCCCGTCGGGCGACCATATCCGCACCATGGGCGACAAGATCGAGGCCAAGCGCACGGCCAAGCGCCTCGGCATCCCGGTGGTGCCGGGCTCGGACGGCGCGGTCTCCGACGAGGGCGAGGCCAAGCGCATCGCCGCCGGGATCGGCTATCCCGTCATCATCAAGGCCTCGGCCGGCGGCGGCGGGCGCGGCATGAAGGTGGCGCGCTCGGAAGGCGAGCTGGCCGTGGCGCTGGCGACGGCGCGCTCGGAAGCGGGCGCGGCCTTCGGCGACAACGCCGTCTATATCGAGAAGTACCTGGAGAAGCCGCGCCATATCGAGGTGCAGATCGTCGGCGACGGCGCGGGCAACGCCGTTCATCTGGGCGAGCGCGACTGCTCGCTGCAGCGCCGCCACCAGAAGGTGTGGGAGGAGGCGAACTCGCCGGCGCTGAACGCGGCCGAGCGGGCGAGGATCGGCGGCATCTGCGCCCGCGCCATCGCCGATCTCGGCTATTCGGGGGCCGGCACCATCGAGTTCCTCTACGAGAACGGCGAGTTCTACTTCATCGAGATGAACACGCGCCTGCAGGTCGAGCATCCGGTGACGGAGGCGATCACCGGCATCGACCTCGTCCACGAGCAGATCCGCGTCGCCTCGGGCGGCGGGCTGTCGATGAAACAGGAAGACATCCGCTTCCAGGGCCATGCCATCGAGTGCCGCATCAACGCCGAGGACCCGAGGACCTTCACGCCCTCGCCCGGCACCATCACCCACTACCACACGCCGGGGGGCCTGGGCATCCGCGTCGATTCGGCGGTCTATTCCGGCTATCGCATCCCGCCCTATTACGACAGCCTGATCGGCAAGCTGATCGTCCACGGCCGCAACCGCGTCGAATGCATGATGCGGCTGCGCCGCGCGCTCGACGAGTTCGTCGTCGACGGCATCAACACAACCCTGCCGCTGTTCCGGGACCTCATCGGAAACAGCGACATCGCTAACGGCGACTACGACATCCACTGGCTCGAAAAATACCTCGAAAAAAGCGAGTAG
- the accB gene encoding acetyl-CoA carboxylase biotin carboxyl carrier protein yields MSTKRSGIDQQLIRDLAGILDETNLTEIEVEQEDLRIRVSRTPAPVQAYAPAPVAAAAAPAPAAQAGAGAAAAPAVADVSKNAVPSPMVGTAYGAPAPGATPFVEVGQKVKEGQTLLIIEAMKTMNQIPSPRAGTVTAILFEDAQPVEFGEPLVVIE; encoded by the coding sequence ATGTCGACGAAGCGATCCGGGATTGACCAGCAACTGATCCGCGATTTGGCGGGGATACTGGACGAGACCAATCTGACGGAGATCGAGGTCGAGCAGGAGGATCTGCGCATCCGGGTTTCGCGCACGCCGGCTCCGGTGCAGGCCTATGCGCCGGCGCCGGTCGCTGCGGCTGCCGCGCCGGCGCCCGCCGCGCAGGCTGGCGCTGGCGCTGCGGCCGCGCCGGCGGTTGCGGACGTGTCGAAGAACGCGGTGCCCTCGCCGATGGTCGGCACCGCCTATGGCGCGCCGGCGCCCGGCGCCACGCCGTTCGTCGAGGTCGGGCAGAAGGTCAAGGAAGGCCAGACGCTGCTGATCATCGAGGCGATGAAGACGATGAACCAGATCCCGTCGCCGCGCGCTGGCACGGTCACGGCCATCCTGTTCGAGGACGCGCAGCCCGTCGAGTTCGGCGAGCCGCTGGTCGTCATCGAGTGA
- a CDS encoding DsbA family protein, with protein sequence MSKAIALGITGVAVSFAMLAAGFVAGNRSDLNAAPYGAGEAQPSLARAVSRSDVEAIVRDYLLQNPEILTDMQAELEDRQREEQRLALLDAIGNSSDAIFNAAYDGVVGNPQGSTTVVEFFDYNCGFCKRAYDDMAALVADDSDLRFVLKEFPILGPDSQKAHIVSMAFRTLAPEKYGDFHRTLLMGGRATEATAIAAALALGVDEAALREEMKNPAIADAFNETYELAQQLAITGTPSYVVGQEVVFGALGKAVLKEKVELARAQN encoded by the coding sequence ATGAGCAAGGCCATCGCCCTCGGCATCACCGGCGTCGCCGTCTCCTTCGCCATGCTCGCCGCTGGCTTCGTCGCCGGGAACCGCTCGGACCTCAATGCCGCGCCCTACGGCGCCGGCGAGGCGCAGCCGTCGCTCGCCCGCGCGGTCTCGCGCAGCGACGTCGAGGCGATCGTGCGCGACTACCTGCTGCAGAACCCGGAAATCCTGACCGACATGCAGGCCGAGCTGGAGGACCGCCAGCGCGAGGAGCAGCGACTCGCCCTGCTCGACGCCATCGGCAATTCCTCGGACGCGATCTTCAACGCCGCCTATGACGGCGTCGTCGGCAACCCTCAGGGATCGACCACGGTGGTCGAGTTCTTCGACTACAATTGCGGCTTCTGCAAGCGCGCCTATGACGACATGGCCGCGCTGGTGGCCGACGATTCCGACCTGCGCTTCGTGCTCAAGGAGTTCCCGATCCTCGGCCCGGATTCGCAGAAGGCGCATATCGTCTCGATGGCGTTCCGCACCCTCGCCCCGGAAAAGTACGGCGACTTCCACCGCACCCTGCTGATGGGCGGCCGCGCCACCGAGGCGACCGCCATCGCCGCGGCGCTCGCGCTCGGCGTCGACGAGGCGGCGCTGCGCGAGGAAATGAAGAACCCGGCCATCGCCGACGCCTTCAACGAGACCTATGAGCTCGCCCAGCAACTGGCCATCACCGGCACGCCTTCCTACGTCGTCGGGCAGGAGGTGGTGTTCGGCGCGCTCGGCAAGGCGGTGCTGAAGGAAAAGGTCGAGCTGGCGCGCGCGCAGAACTGA
- a CDS encoding M48 family metalloprotease: protein MLSVLSRTLPRFAATAALCVALALPPISPAAAQRGISVVRDAEIEALVADYARPILEAAGLGKSGIEIVLVNDPSFNAFVTGRRIFINTGALLMAETPNEIIGVLAHEAGHIAGGHQQRLREQLSRAQTMAVIATLLGAGAAAAGAATGTGGLAQSGAGVMVGGVEAARRSVLAYQRTEETTADRSAITYLERTGQSARGMLKTFERLASSMALSGVRVDPYQISHPVPRERIANLETLARASKNFERADPPALQQRHDLMRAKIAAYTQGQAAASRLFGRTSRSVPALYADAIGTMLSGNARAAVPKIDALVKAAPKNPYFHEIRGEVLMKAGRPAEAAEAFAAAMRNDPRKSGIIQIGYGQALMATGKPENLRKAVNELKSGLSRAKEYGAGYRYLAQAYGQLGDVGEAELATAEGHFYSGNTREARNFAARAQQKLAKGSPSWVRAQDIINYRQPGR from the coding sequence ATGCTGTCTGTGCTTTCGAGAACCCTCCCCCGTTTCGCCGCCACCGCCGCGCTGTGCGTCGCGCTCGCGCTGCCGCCGATTTCGCCGGCTGCCGCCCAGCGCGGCATATCGGTGGTGCGCGACGCCGAGATCGAGGCGCTGGTTGCCGACTATGCGCGACCGATCCTCGAAGCCGCCGGCCTCGGCAAGTCGGGCATCGAGATCGTCCTCGTCAATGATCCGTCCTTCAACGCCTTCGTCACCGGGCGGCGCATCTTCATCAACACCGGTGCGCTCCTGATGGCGGAGACGCCGAACGAGATCATAGGCGTCCTGGCGCACGAGGCCGGCCACATCGCCGGCGGCCACCAGCAGCGCCTGCGCGAGCAGCTTTCGCGGGCGCAGACCATGGCGGTCATCGCCACCCTGCTCGGCGCCGGCGCGGCCGCCGCCGGCGCGGCGACCGGAACCGGCGGGCTGGCGCAATCGGGCGCCGGCGTCATGGTCGGCGGCGTGGAAGCGGCGCGGCGCTCGGTGCTCGCCTACCAGCGCACCGAGGAGACGACGGCCGACCGCTCCGCGATCACCTATCTGGAGCGCACCGGGCAATCGGCTCGCGGCATGCTGAAGACGTTCGAGCGGCTGGCGAGCTCGATGGCGCTGTCGGGCGTCCGGGTCGATCCCTACCAGATCAGCCATCCCGTCCCGCGCGAGCGCATCGCCAACCTCGAGACGCTGGCGCGGGCCAGCAAGAATTTCGAGCGCGCGGACCCGCCGGCGCTCCAGCAGCGCCACGATCTGATGCGCGCCAAGATCGCGGCCTATACGCAGGGCCAGGCGGCCGCCTCGCGCCTGTTCGGCCGCACCTCGCGCAGCGTCCCGGCGCTCTACGCCGACGCCATCGGCACCATGCTGTCGGGCAATGCGCGCGCCGCCGTGCCGAAGATCGACGCGCTGGTCAAGGCCGCGCCGAAGAACCCGTATTTCCACGAGATTCGCGGCGAGGTCCTGATGAAGGCCGGCCGGCCGGCCGAGGCGGCGGAGGCGTTCGCCGCGGCGATGCGCAACGACCCGCGCAAGTCCGGCATCATCCAGATCGGCTACGGCCAGGCGCTGATGGCCACCGGCAAGCCCGAGAACCTGCGCAAGGCGGTGAACGAGCTGAAGTCCGGCCTGTCGCGGGCCAAGGAATACGGTGCCGGCTACCGCTACCTCGCCCAGGCCTACGGCCAGCTCGGCGACGTCGGCGAGGCGGAGCTGGCGACCGCCGAGGGCCATTTCTATTCCGGCAACACGCGCGAGGCGCGCAACTTCGCCGCGCGCGCGCAGCAGAAGCTTGCCAAGGGGTCGCCCTCCTGGGTGCGCGCGCAGGACATCATCAATTACCGGCAACCCGGCCGCTGA
- a CDS encoding pyridoxal phosphate-dependent aminotransferase, whose amino-acid sequence MAVAVSKRSAVKPFHAMDVLAEANRLKAAGHPIVSLAVGQPSDPAPAIVREAAAAALAGGRIGYTDALGLADLRRAIADHYRDHYRVEVEPARIAVTTGSSAGFNLAFLAMFDPGDRVAITVPGYPAYRNILAALGIEAVEIGLEGQGFLTAALLEAAHREKPLKGVLFASPANPTGAIIPDAELALLVEAARAMGVTVISDEIYHRLAYAGQDRTALSLGDDVTVINSFSKYYCMTGWRIGWMVLPERLVRPVERIAQSLYISAPELSQVAAARAFEATDVLEVVKDRYRANRALLDAALPELGLPLAAPMDGGFYAYCDVSRHTNDSMDFARRLLAECHVAATPGLDFDTAEGSRFMRFSYAGSEADVATALERLKGWL is encoded by the coding sequence ATGGCGGTCGCCGTTTCGAAACGCAGCGCGGTCAAGCCGTTCCATGCCATGGACGTGCTGGCCGAGGCGAACAGGCTGAAGGCGGCCGGCCACCCGATCGTCTCGCTCGCCGTCGGCCAACCGTCGGATCCCGCGCCGGCGATCGTGCGCGAGGCCGCCGCCGCGGCGCTCGCCGGCGGGCGCATCGGCTATACCGACGCGCTCGGCCTCGCCGATCTGCGCCGGGCGATCGCGGACCATTATCGCGACCACTACCGGGTCGAGGTCGAGCCGGCGCGCATCGCGGTCACCACCGGCTCGTCGGCCGGCTTCAACCTTGCCTTCCTCGCCATGTTCGATCCCGGCGACCGGGTGGCGATCACGGTTCCGGGCTATCCGGCCTATCGCAACATCCTCGCCGCGCTCGGCATCGAGGCGGTCGAGATCGGGCTGGAGGGGCAGGGGTTCCTGACTGCCGCGCTGCTGGAAGCCGCGCATCGCGAGAAGCCGCTGAAGGGCGTGCTCTTCGCCAGCCCCGCCAACCCGACCGGCGCGATCATCCCCGACGCCGAGCTTGCCCTCCTGGTCGAGGCGGCGCGCGCCATGGGCGTGACGGTGATTTCCGACGAGATCTATCACCGTCTCGCCTATGCCGGGCAGGACAGGACCGCGCTGTCGCTGGGCGACGACGTGACGGTGATCAACTCCTTCTCGAAATATTACTGCATGACCGGCTGGCGCATCGGCTGGATGGTGCTGCCGGAAAGGCTGGTGCGGCCGGTGGAGCGCATCGCCCAGAGCCTCTATATCTCCGCGCCGGAGCTGTCGCAGGTCGCGGCCGCGCGCGCCTTCGAGGCGACGGACGTGCTCGAGGTGGTGAAGGACCGCTACCGCGCCAACCGCGCCCTGCTCGACGCGGCGTTGCCCGAGCTTGGCCTGCCGCTGGCCGCGCCGATGGATGGCGGCTTCTACGCCTATTGCGACGTGTCGCGCCACACCAACGACAGCATGGATTTCGCCCGGCGGCTGCTCGCTGAATGCCATGTCGCGGCGACGCCCGGCCTCGACTTCGACACCGCCGAGGGCAGCCGGTTCATGCGCTTCTCCTATGCCGGCAGCGAGGCTGACGTGGCGACGGCGCTCGAACGGCTGAAGGGTTGGCTCTAA
- a CDS encoding Rne/Rng family ribonuclease codes for MPNKMLIDASHPEETRVVVVRGNRIEEFDFESQNKKQLKGNIYLARVTRVEPSLQAAFVEYGGNRHGFLAFSEIHPDYYQIPVADRQALLRAEAEEAQAEEDEEEENEERRNGKRRRRGRGRGRASDAGKAAAASETADEAEAAPEDGDDEAAAEDAVAEVVVDEDDAGNGPAMAESVAGDVVSEEIAETGDSAGADDDNGSDSGDDNGNGDDEVVSVGADDALEEVHERRRPQRKQYKIQEVIKRRQILLVQVVKEERGNKGAALTTYLSLAGRYSVLMPNTARGGGISRKITNAADRKRLKDVVKDLEVPQGMGVILRTAGESRTKAEIKRDYEYLMRLWDNVRELTLQSTAPALVYEEGSLIKRSVRDLYNKDISEILVAGDDGYREAKDFMRMLMPSHAKVVQPYRETVPIFARNGIEAQLDRMVQPQVTLKSGGYLIINQTEALVAIDVNSGRSTKEHSIEDTALQTNLEAAEEVARQLRLRDLAGLIVIDFIDMEENRNNRAVEKRLKDCLKNDRARIQVGRISHFGLLEMSRQRLRASVLESTMQVCPHCGGTGHVRSESSVALLVIRAVEEFLLKDSRNHITVKTPTSTAIYVLNHKRSTLADLENRFGLTITVEADESVRAQHYVVVKGEIAERPAGFVPAAAPVYPDEPEDEIDDIVEEADDEAEEEARPQQAARQADGEDGNGQRKRKRRRRRRKDRDGAPAQGEQQATASDEESAAISGSADDEADDDEAGATVAGTDEDTDGQPKKRRRGKRGGRRNRRDEAGDEAGAAEDGAQEAGETAIVDFAAQAAIEATPADDVVAEVAEIEDAVAEEAPKKKPARRAPRKAKPIEVEPPADPEVVEAVSVLDDAPTAEEAEEAPAKPKRAPRRKSTAKAKAEAAEEVAATVSEVVAEAAAEPAEASVAEVVETVEVEEEPAAPRAPAEPVVTSSRPAASAEGEKPRKGGWWQRKGFF; via the coding sequence ATGCCCAACAAAATGCTTATCGATGCCTCCCACCCGGAGGAGACCCGGGTTGTCGTCGTTCGCGGCAACCGGATTGAAGAATTCGACTTCGAATCACAGAACAAGAAGCAGCTCAAAGGCAATATCTACCTCGCCCGCGTGACGCGGGTGGAGCCTTCGCTGCAAGCCGCCTTCGTCGAGTATGGCGGCAACCGCCACGGCTTCCTCGCCTTCTCCGAGATCCACCCCGACTACTACCAGATCCCCGTCGCCGACCGGCAGGCGCTGCTGCGCGCCGAGGCCGAGGAGGCGCAGGCCGAGGAGGACGAGGAAGAGGAGAACGAGGAGCGCCGCAACGGCAAGCGCCGCCGGCGCGGCCGTGGACGCGGCCGGGCCAGCGACGCCGGCAAGGCGGCTGCTGCCAGCGAGACCGCCGATGAGGCGGAAGCCGCCCCCGAGGACGGGGACGACGAGGCCGCCGCCGAAGACGCGGTCGCCGAGGTCGTCGTGGACGAGGACGACGCGGGCAACGGCCCGGCGATGGCCGAATCGGTGGCCGGGGACGTCGTCTCCGAGGAGATCGCCGAAACCGGCGACAGCGCCGGCGCGGACGACGACAATGGCAGCGACAGCGGCGACGACAACGGCAACGGCGACGACGAGGTCGTCTCCGTCGGGGCCGACGACGCGCTGGAGGAGGTCCACGAGCGCCGCCGGCCGCAGCGCAAGCAGTACAAGATCCAGGAGGTCATCAAGCGCCGCCAGATCCTGCTGGTCCAGGTCGTCAAGGAAGAGCGCGGCAACAAGGGCGCGGCGCTGACCACGTACCTCTCGCTCGCCGGCCGCTATTCCGTGCTGATGCCGAACACGGCGCGCGGCGGCGGCATCTCGCGCAAGATCACCAACGCGGCGGACCGCAAGCGCCTGAAGGACGTGGTCAAGGACCTCGAAGTGCCGCAGGGCATGGGCGTGATCCTGCGCACGGCGGGCGAAAGCCGCACCAAGGCCGAGATCAAGCGCGACTACGAATATCTGATGCGGCTGTGGGACAATGTCCGCGAGCTGACGCTGCAATCGACCGCCCCTGCCCTCGTCTACGAGGAAGGCTCGCTGATCAAGCGCTCGGTGCGCGACCTTTACAACAAGGACATCAGCGAAATCCTCGTCGCCGGCGATGACGGCTATCGCGAGGCGAAGGACTTCATGCGCATGCTGATGCCGAGCCACGCGAAGGTCGTCCAGCCCTATCGCGAGACGGTGCCGATCTTCGCCCGCAACGGCATCGAGGCGCAGCTCGACAGGATGGTGCAGCCGCAGGTGACGCTGAAGTCGGGCGGCTACCTCATCATCAACCAGACCGAGGCGCTGGTCGCCATCGACGTCAACTCCGGACGCTCGACCAAGGAACACTCGATCGAGGACACGGCGCTCCAGACCAACCTGGAAGCGGCCGAGGAAGTCGCGCGCCAGCTTCGCCTGCGCGACCTCGCCGGGCTGATCGTCATCGACTTCATCGACATGGAGGAAAACCGCAACAACCGTGCGGTCGAGAAGCGGCTTAAGGACTGCCTGAAGAACGACCGGGCGCGCATCCAGGTCGGCCGGATCTCGCATTTCGGCCTGCTCGAAATGTCGCGCCAGCGCCTGCGCGCCTCGGTGCTCGAATCGACGATGCAGGTGTGCCCGCATTGCGGCGGCACCGGCCATGTGCGCTCGGAATCGTCGGTGGCGCTGCTGGTCATCCGCGCCGTCGAGGAATTCCTGCTGAAGGATTCGCGCAACCACATCACCGTCAAGACGCCGACCTCGACCGCGATCTACGTGCTCAACCACAAGCGCAGCACGCTGGCCGACCTCGAGAACCGCTTCGGCCTCACCATCACCGTCGAGGCCGACGAGAGCGTACGCGCGCAGCACTACGTCGTCGTCAAGGGCGAGATCGCCGAGCGTCCCGCCGGCTTCGTGCCGGCCGCGGCGCCCGTCTATCCGGACGAGCCGGAGGACGAGATTGACGATATCGTCGAGGAAGCGGACGACGAGGCCGAGGAGGAGGCGCGCCCGCAGCAGGCCGCCCGCCAGGCCGACGGCGAGGACGGCAACGGCCAGCGCAAGCGCAAGCGGCGGCGCCGGCGGCGCAAGGACCGCGACGGCGCGCCCGCGCAGGGCGAGCAGCAGGCGACCGCGTCTGACGAGGAAAGCGCGGCGATCTCCGGGTCTGCCGACGACGAGGCGGACGACGACGAGGCCGGCGCGACAGTGGCCGGCACCGACGAGGACACGGACGGGCAGCCCAAGAAGCGGCGGCGCGGCAAGCGCGGCGGCCGCCGCAATCGCCGCGACGAGGCGGGCGACGAGGCCGGTGCCGCGGAAGACGGCGCGCAGGAAGCAGGTGAGACCGCGATCGTCGATTTCGCCGCGCAGGCGGCGATCGAGGCGACACCGGCCGACGACGTCGTCGCCGAGGTCGCGGAGATCGAGGACGCCGTGGCCGAGGAAGCGCCGAAGAAGAAGCCCGCCCGGCGCGCGCCGCGCAAGGCCAAGCCCATCGAGGTCGAGCCGCCGGCAGACCCGGAAGTGGTCGAGGCCGTCTCGGTTCTCGACGACGCCCCTACGGCTGAGGAAGCCGAGGAAGCGCCTGCCAAGCCCAAGCGCGCCCCGCGCCGCAAGAGCACGGCCAAGGCGAAGGCCGAAGCCGCCGAGGAAGTGGCGGCGACTGTCAGCGAGGTCGTGGCGGAAGCCGCCGCCGAACCTGCCGAAGCCTCCGTCGCCGAGGTGGTGGAAACCGTCGAGGTCGAGGAAGAACCCGCCGCGCCCCGCGCGCCGGCCGAGCCGGTCGTCACCTCCTCACGCCCGGCCGCGAGCGCCGAAGGCGAGAAGCCGCGCAAGGGCGGATGGTGGCAGCGGAAGGGGTTCTTCTGA